A window of Corythoichthys intestinalis isolate RoL2023-P3 chromosome 14, ASM3026506v1, whole genome shotgun sequence contains these coding sequences:
- the gadd45aa gene encoding growth arrest and DNA-damage-inducible, alpha, a isoform X1 encodes MTFEEISGDYSHERMDSVAKALEEVLTKALPQGCITVGVYEAAKSLNVDPDNVVLCILAADDEDVKDVALQIHFTLIQAFCCENDINILRVNNTRRLAQVLAAGGAGGGKQSGGEPVDLHCVLVTSPDSSSWKDPALSKVNHFCRESRCMDQWVPIINLPER; translated from the exons ATGACATTTGAGGAAATAAGTGGCGATTACTCTCATGAAAG AATGGATTCGGTAGCGAAAGCTTTAGAAGAGGTGCTGACCAAAGCTTTACCGCAGGGCTGCATTACCGTGGGTGTCTATGAGGCAGCTAAGTCCCTCAATGT GGACCCCGACAATGTAGTCTTGTGCATCTTGGCGGCCGATGACGAAGACGTGAAAGATGTGGCCCTGCAGATCCACTTCACGCTCATCCAGGCTTTCTGCTGCGAGAATGACATCAACATCCTAAGAGTGAACAACACCCGGCGCCTGGCTCAAGTTCTGGCAGCGGGAGGAGCAGGCGGGGGCAAGCAGAGCGGGGGCGAGCCCGTCGACCTGCACTGTGTGCTTGTCACT AGCCCTGACTCTTCTTCCTGGAAGGACCCCGCGTTGAGTAAAGTCAACCACTTCTGCAGGGAGAGCCGGTGTATGGACCAGTGGGTCCCCATCATCAATCTGCCGGAGCGGTGA
- the gadd45aa gene encoding growth arrest and DNA-damage-inducible, alpha, a isoform X2 → MDSVAKALEEVLTKALPQGCITVGVYEAAKSLNVDPDNVVLCILAADDEDVKDVALQIHFTLIQAFCCENDINILRVNNTRRLAQVLAAGGAGGGKQSGGEPVDLHCVLVTSPDSSSWKDPALSKVNHFCRESRCMDQWVPIINLPER, encoded by the exons ATGGATTCGGTAGCGAAAGCTTTAGAAGAGGTGCTGACCAAAGCTTTACCGCAGGGCTGCATTACCGTGGGTGTCTATGAGGCAGCTAAGTCCCTCAATGT GGACCCCGACAATGTAGTCTTGTGCATCTTGGCGGCCGATGACGAAGACGTGAAAGATGTGGCCCTGCAGATCCACTTCACGCTCATCCAGGCTTTCTGCTGCGAGAATGACATCAACATCCTAAGAGTGAACAACACCCGGCGCCTGGCTCAAGTTCTGGCAGCGGGAGGAGCAGGCGGGGGCAAGCAGAGCGGGGGCGAGCCCGTCGACCTGCACTGTGTGCTTGTCACT AGCCCTGACTCTTCTTCCTGGAAGGACCCCGCGTTGAGTAAAGTCAACCACTTCTGCAGGGAGAGCCGGTGTATGGACCAGTGGGTCCCCATCATCAATCTGCCGGAGCGGTGA